The Cucumis melo cultivar AY chromosome 5, USDA_Cmelo_AY_1.0, whole genome shotgun sequence genome has a segment encoding these proteins:
- the LOC103496888 gene encoding uncharacterized protein LOC103496888 — MSPTFPSTTIHKTSSSSPSFIDKKQQQRQQQEQGQCSPFHVLNAISFPTACNTSSIGSDASSTSTEAPRGCLRFFLPHSSASSKTPANKLKPSSKTPKSISNVRAIKPLRSKPLKEKAPKPAVKLHSRAARPTSTKLDPLKKNSPCLYRWPSGKKPSSLCTHKSKMLASSGEELGNHGAHSVVRMVDDGKCEPSDLNLVPSDFNFTPMRKMENGSGFDPTVDIVVALENSNTDHSKTPPVQASISPELQCGSAIMPAVTPVCYGAGYVVSGISDKRKCRPRGLLIVGDNIASISKVKPIQIFEEDGSITKDTSNSVVLKVPSPIEASMNWLLSPCNEEDEDHKESKNASTPPKHLAESIALRSVPSPSSINALPPDVYSPPEFQGFLEPLSCEDTSTSCARNSLNVILNEARGQQRYQVNGENSPFSVDSLSSDNVIQTPQSDSNSAKKDFPPWLSADSYEKHNQNSASELFSNLPRDSSNTITSITDLSFQFDCLATISNSMDLHQFQKILEDQAFRNNNSSCEDLLESKMRVSWREGLMSRLYEMDEFDTCRCLSDEEENVDSCSISLSDILKTPLELTDFEVDPIVSTSFCSPGLLVNEEAEEYGKCKEMRSHQVPCSCAESISTDGGGLIASGDSDWNLCYRNGLFDSYQLSS, encoded by the coding sequence ATGAGCCCTACATTTCCATCCACCACTATCCACAAAACTTCTTCCTCTTCGCCTTCCTTCATTGACAAGAAGCAGCAGCAGCGGCAGCAGCAAGAGCAAGGTCAGTGCAGCCCCTTCCATGTTCTCAATGCCATTTCCTTTCCCACCGCCTGCAACACCTCCAGCATCGGCAGTGACGCTTCTTCCACCTCCACCGAAGCCCCCAGAGGCTGTCTCAGGTTCTTTCTCCCTCATTCCTCTGCTTCTTCTAAAACCCCTGCTAATAAGCTTAAACCATCTTCCAAAACTCCCAAATCTATCTCCAATGTTCGCGCCATTAAGCCTCTCAGGTCTAAGCCGCTCAAGGAGAAAGCTCCCAAACCGGCTGTTAAACTCCACTCCAGGGCTGCGAGACCTACCTCCACAAAGTTGGACCCATTGAAGAAAAACTCCCCTTGTTTGTACAGATGGCCATCTGGGAAGAAACCCTCTTCGTTATGTACCCACAAATCTAAAATGTTGGCATCTTCTGGTGAGGAATTGGGGAATCATGGGGCTCATAGTGTAGTCAGGATGGTTGATGATGGTAAATGTGAACCCTCTGATCTTAATTTAGTTCCGAGTGATTTCAATTTTACTCCCATGCGTAAAATGGAAAATGGGTCTGGTTTCGATCCAACAGTTGATATTGTTGTAGCCCTGGAGAATTCAAACACAGATCATAGCAAAACGCCTCCTGTTCAAGCCTCTATATCACCAGAATTACAGTGTGGTTCAGCAATTATGCCTGCAGTTACTCCTGTTTGCTATGGTGCTGGCTATGTCGTTTCTGGGATCTCTGATAAGAGAAAGTGCAGGCCGAGAGGGCTTCTTATTGTTGGAGACAATATTGCGTCCATTTCTAAAGTAAAGCCTATACAGATTTTTGAAGAAGACGGAAGCATCACAAAGGACACTTCCAATTCTGTTGTTTTAAAGGTCCCTTCACCCATTGAAGCTTCTATGAATTGGCTTTTATCCCCCTGCAATGAGGAGGATGAGGATCACAAAGAGTCTAAAAATGCTTCAACTCCACCTAAGCATCTCGCTGAATCAATTGCACTTCGTTCTGTTCCTTCGCCATCATCTATCAATGCTCTTCCACCCGACGTATACAGTCCTCCAGAGTTTCAAGGTTTCTTGGAACCATTATCCTGCGAGGATACCTCAACCTCATGTGCTCGTAATTCCTTGAATGTTATTTTAAATGAGGCGAGAGGACAACAGAGGTACCAAGTCAATGGGGAGAATTCTCCATTCTCAGTTGACTCGTTAAGTAGCGATAATGTTATCCAGACACCACAATCAGACTCAAATTCGGCTAAAAAAGATTTCCCTCCGTGGTTATCTGCCGACAGTTATGAGAAACATAATCAGAATTCAGCGTCTGAATTGTTTTCAAATCTACCTCGAGACAGCTCTAATACAATAACGAGTATAACAGATTTAAGTTTCCAATTTGATTGTCTGGCCACAATATCCAATTCCATGGATCTTCATCAATTTCAAAAGATTCTTGAAGATCAGGCTTTTAGGAATAACAATTCTTCCTGTGAGGATTTATTAGAATCCAAGATGAGAGTATCATGGAGGGAAGGGTTAATGAGCCGTCTCTATGAAATGGACGAGTTCGATACTTGTCGATGCTTGTCGGATGAAGAAGAGAATGTTGATTCTTGCAGCATTAGCTTGTCAGATATCCTTAAGACTCCTCTCGAACTTACTGACTTTGAGGTTGATCCTATAGTTTCAACCAGTTTTTGTTCTCCGGGATTATTAGTTAACGAGGAAGCCGAAGAATATGGAAAATGTAAAGAAATGCGGTCTCATCAAGTACCTTGTTCTTGTGCGGAATCCATTAGCACGGATGGTGGTGGCTTGATTGCTTCAGGGGACTCAGATTGGAATTTATGCTACAGAAATGGATTGTTTGATTCTTATCAGTTAAGCTCTTAG